CAGGACTCTAAGACAGCTAGTAGGGTAAAAAGGCCATCTGATGAGGGTAGAAAGCAGGTGCAAAGTAAATGAGGTATATAAATATCGAAAAAGAAAAAATTCCATATAGGTTCGAGGTTGTGCTTGCTGATGAGACCTTCCAATTTGAAGTCTTCTACAATGTTGTGGGGGACTTTTTTAGTATAAACTTATATAAAAATCATGAGCTGGTAGTTTTAGGTGAAAAGATTGTTTATGGGGTTGATCTATTTGATAATCTCAAGCACTTGCCAGTCCCTAAAGTGATTATAAGACCTTTTGATACTACTGGTCTTGCTAAGCGTGTGACCTATGAAAACTTAAACGAGGATGTGTTTCTTTATGTTCTGGATTCGTGATATAGAAGTCCTTGCAGGTGGTAAGAGGTTTGAGAGTCTAGGAGAAAATGGCTTGACTATCAGCTTTGATATAAATTTCTCTGATGGAAAAGAACCTGATGTGTCGGAGGTGGTTATATATAACCTTTCGGATGATAGCATAAACCAGATCAAAAAAGACGGATATTGCATAGTAAATGCAGGCTATAAAAAGCTTGGAAATAAGGGAAATATCTTATCTGGAGATATAGAAGAGGTGACTACCACTTGGCAAGGATTAGATAAAGAGACCAAGATAAAGGTTACTGACGGAGGAAAGAAATGGAGAAAGGCGAAGATTTCAAAGACCTATAAAGAAAATACCAAGGCGAGCCTGATTATGCGTGATGTGATAAACATTATGGGCTATGAGATTGTCGAGATTAAGCCTAAGAAAGACAAGGTATATAAGCTAGGTAAGACAATCAATGGTTTTTGTTCGGATGTCTTGAAAATGCTTGTAAAAGATACAGAAAGCAAGATGTTTGTCAATAAAAATAGGATTGTGATCCGTGATCAGGAAAAGGGCTTTGAGACGGGTTTTGTTTTAAGTCCTGAGTCTGGTCTGATCGGGTCGCCTATTCTTAACAAAGATGATACTGGGGACAAGTCTAGCGATGTATCGACTGATAAGGAGAAAAAGGAAAACAAAAAGGAAAAAAAGACTTGGGAAGTTAGGTCTTTACTCAATCCTAAAATCGAGACTGATTCCTTGATTATGATTAAGAGTAAGGTTTTAGATGGTAAATATAGGGTGATTAAGGGCAAGCATACCAAGGATTTTGAGACAGTTATCACTGTAGAGGAGGCATGATGGAAAATGTAAATGGTTTTTTTAATGACCTAACAAACGGGATAAATAAGGGCTTGAATGTGGCTAAATTGGCAAAAGTGGTCAAGTTTTATCCTGACCATATGAAAGTGGATGTACAGCCTTATCCTACTAAGGAGTCAGCTATGATCTTAAATGTGCCTTTGGCGACTATATCGACTAAAGATTATTTAGTTTACTATCCTTTAAAGCCTGACGATATCGTGGTCTTGCTCTTTATAGATTATGATACTGACAATATCTTACTTGGTGAGGATAGCCTGGAGACTGAGAGAGGGCATGATATATCAGATTGCGTTGCTATAGGCGGTATTTCTCTTTTTAAGGAGTCTTTGGGGGTGTCAGATGTAGATAGTCTACTGATCCAGGATAAGGCTGGCAAATCGAAGATCAGGATCTATTCTGGGGGTGTAGAGATAGAAGCTCTTAAGATTAATCTTAAAGGATTTGCAACCTACAAGGGCAGAGAAATTGCTGTTAAAGGGGATTCGGTAAGTATGGAGAATAAGATTATATGACGTACAAGCATACTTTTGAGATGATAGGTGGTGATATAGTTGTCGATGGAGATTTAAAGCTTGTAAAAGGGCAGGAGGAGCTAAGACAAAATATAGAAAATCGCTTGTCGGTAAATAAAAATGAATGGTTTTTAAATCTTGGTCTTGGTCTTGATTATGCGGACATATCTGGAAAAGGTATCACGGATAAAGAGATTGAACTTGCGATTCGTGAGTGTTGTCTGCAAGATTCGAGGATCAAGGAAGTAAGAGAGGTAAAAGTTAGTCGAGATAGCAGGTTAAGGACAGCTGATATTGATATAACAATTATTGATAAAGAAGAAAATGCCATCTACTTGAAGGAGGTGGTTGATATTGGATAAGGAAATTATGCGTATAAGTGATGGTAAGTATGGAGTCACTGAGTACGGTTTTAGGAGAAAATTATATAGTGAAGCCTTACAGGAGCGAATTACAAGGGCAAAGAGGGTTTTCGGTGTCAATATTGATACATCGGAAACCTCTTTTCTTGGGAAATTTATAAGAAATGCCGCTTGGGATGAGGCTATCCTATGGGAGGAAATCGAAAAGGTCTATAAGTCGGCTTTTGTCGGTGATGCGGAAGGATCTAACCTTGATGGAGTCGGTCAATACCTAACGATCACGAGGAGGCCTGCGACTAGGGCGAAAGGGACTGTAAAATTTAGCGGTAAAGATGATACTTTGATCCCTGCTGGTTTTAGGGTCGGTACTGCTGATGGGCGTATATATGAGACGATCGATGATGGTCTGATAAAATCTGGAGAGGTTGAAATCTCTGTAAGGTCGATCGGTGCTGGCAAGAAATATAATGCCAATGTCGGTGAGGTTGTTGAAATAATCAATCCTACCTTTGGTATAGATAAGGTGATCAACCTTGTACCTATCGAGGGTGGTCTAGATATAGAAACTGACCAAGAATTTAGAGAAAGATATAAAAAATCCTATTCTAGAGGTGGAGGATCTACCCTACCTGCTTTGACTGCTGCAATTTTAGATATAGACGATGTTGTAGATGCGGAAATTAGAGAAAATACAACTATGGAGACCATCGACGGAATACCTCCAAAGTCGGTTGCTTGTTATGTGTTTGGTGGTACGGATGATGAGATAGCGGATACCATATACAAAAATAAACCAGCGGGCATACAAGCTTATGGCGAGATAGTGAAAAATATCGAGGATACCAAGGGAAATAGACATAGGATAGGCTTTACAAGGGCTAGGACTGATGAAATATACCTTAAGGTCAGCCTAAAAAAAGGCGAGGACTATAAAGGAGATGAGGCGGTCAAGCGTGCAATTATAAATTATATAGGTGGTACAGATGATGACGGTATAGCCTATAATGGTTTAAAACTTGGTAAAGATGTGATCTTATCAAAGGTTATAGGGTCTATGATGTGTCTAGGTGGTGTCGATGATGTGATAGTCAAGATGGGAAAAGATAAGAAAAATCTTGATGAGAAATCTATCACCATTGATAGCAGGTCGATAGCACGAACAAGACCAGAAAGTATAGAGATTGCCTATGTATAAGTATGAGGAAGCTTTTGAGAGGTTGCCTGAACGCTTTAGAAAGCCTAACAACAAAAAACTATATTATGTCTTATATGGATATGGTTTCGATGAGATGGAAAAGGCTCTGGAGGGTATCGAGGATAGTCGAGATTTGAAGAAGGCATCGGGTAAGAGTCTTGATTTGCTAGGGGCTAATGTCGGGCAATTAAGACAAGGCGAAGATGATGAGAGATACAGGCTT
This window of the Anaerococcus mediterraneensis genome carries:
- a CDS encoding phage baseplate plug protein is translated as MRYINIEKEKIPYRFEVVLADETFQFEVFYNVVGDFFSINLYKNHELVVLGEKIVYGVDLFDNLKHLPVPKVIIRPFDTTGLAKRVTYENLNEDVFLYVLDS
- a CDS encoding phage protein; this encodes MFWIRDIEVLAGGKRFESLGENGLTISFDINFSDGKEPDVSEVVIYNLSDDSINQIKKDGYCIVNAGYKKLGNKGNILSGDIEEVTTTWQGLDKETKIKVTDGGKKWRKAKISKTYKENTKASLIMRDVINIMGYEIVEIKPKKDKVYKLGKTINGFCSDVLKMLVKDTESKMFVNKNRIVIRDQEKGFETGFVLSPESGLIGSPILNKDDTGDKSSDVSTDKEKKENKKEKKTWEVRSLLNPKIETDSLIMIKSKVLDGKYRVIKGKHTKDFETVITVEEA
- a CDS encoding DUF2634 domain-containing protein, which codes for MTYKHTFEMIGGDIVVDGDLKLVKGQEELRQNIENRLSVNKNEWFLNLGLGLDYADISGKGITDKEIELAIRECCLQDSRIKEVREVKVSRDSRLRTADIDITIIDKEENAIYLKEVVDIG
- a CDS encoding baseplate J/gp47 family protein, with translation MDKEIMRISDGKYGVTEYGFRRKLYSEALQERITRAKRVFGVNIDTSETSFLGKFIRNAAWDEAILWEEIEKVYKSAFVGDAEGSNLDGVGQYLTITRRPATRAKGTVKFSGKDDTLIPAGFRVGTADGRIYETIDDGLIKSGEVEISVRSIGAGKKYNANVGEVVEIINPTFGIDKVINLVPIEGGLDIETDQEFRERYKKSYSRGGGSTLPALTAAILDIDDVVDAEIRENTTMETIDGIPPKSVACYVFGGTDDEIADTIYKNKPAGIQAYGEIVKNIEDTKGNRHRIGFTRARTDEIYLKVSLKKGEDYKGDEAVKRAIINYIGGTDDDGIAYNGLKLGKDVILSKVIGSMMCLGGVDDVIVKMGKDKKNLDEKSITIDSRSIARTRPESIEIAYV